A region from the Pirellulales bacterium genome encodes:
- a CDS encoding VOC family protein — protein MQLAFLVAPETVDRYHQQLVNHGVKILDPPTNQAWGHRTVYFADPEGNLLEIYGELNSKG, from the coding sequence GTGCAGCTTGCATTCCTAGTCGCGCCGGAGACGGTCGACCGCTATCATCAGCAGCTCGTGAATCACGGAGTCAAAATCCTCGATCCACCCACCAACCAAGCTTGGGGGCATCGGACGGTGTACTTCGCCGATCCGGAAGGGAACCTGCTGGAAATCTACGGGGAGTTGAATTCAAAAGGATAA
- a CDS encoding Gfo/Idh/MocA family oxidoreductase, producing the protein MAVTRTIRAAVVGGGAFGECHLKTLASMPQVEIAGLYTLERDRAEILCNRYGGEPYASLGQLASDEALDLVTIATPEDAHFGAFKLLAAENKAIYVEKPLAISLDEARQMLEMSRSIIAMSGHCLRFESRLAHVFAQQDQLGRLRHMSFRDKRIQGDKAKYGRVHPAYCLLCHEIELSNAFARDRFKRVCAMETHFSAGQIDGLNILIEYHNGVTSSIEGGWYLPTQNALVENDRCTLDFEAGTFEILLPNLGFTFLGSQGYQFFNQQYEQNVYGIEFGALRAAFEYMARCIVTQSQPQISTIQDGYEAVRLVEKALESAKTGRWVQDYN; encoded by the coding sequence ATGGCTGTCACACGAACGATTCGAGCCGCAGTTGTGGGAGGGGGTGCCTTTGGCGAGTGCCACCTGAAGACTCTGGCCTCGATGCCTCAGGTAGAGATTGCAGGACTCTATACTTTGGAACGCGATCGCGCGGAGATCCTCTGTAACAGGTACGGCGGGGAACCTTACGCCAGCTTAGGGCAGCTAGCATCCGATGAGGCGCTCGACCTAGTCACAATTGCCACTCCGGAGGATGCACATTTCGGGGCCTTCAAGCTGCTCGCGGCAGAGAATAAGGCGATCTATGTCGAAAAACCTCTGGCCATTTCACTGGATGAAGCCCGCCAGATGCTCGAGATGTCTCGTTCGATCATTGCCATGAGCGGGCATTGCTTGCGGTTCGAATCGCGCTTGGCACATGTGTTTGCGCAGCAAGACCAGCTCGGCCGACTGCGGCATATGAGCTTTCGGGACAAACGCATCCAAGGGGACAAAGCCAAGTACGGCCGGGTCCATCCGGCCTATTGCCTGTTGTGCCACGAAATCGAACTCAGTAATGCCTTCGCGCGGGACCGGTTCAAGCGAGTCTGCGCGATGGAGACCCATTTTTCAGCGGGGCAGATCGACGGTCTAAACATCCTCATCGAATACCACAACGGCGTGACCAGCTCGATCGAAGGGGGCTGGTATCTGCCCACGCAAAACGCACTGGTGGAAAACGATCGCTGCACGCTCGACTTTGAGGCCGGCACGTTCGAGATCCTGCTCCCCAACCTGGGATTTACCTTTCTTGGCTCCCAGGGCTATCAGTTTTTCAATCAGCAGTATGAGCAGAATGTCTACGGGATCGAATTTGGTGCGTTGCGTGCCGCATTCGAATACATGGCACGTTGCATCGTCACACAGTCCCAGCCACAAATCAGCACCATTCAAGATGGCTATGAAGCGGTCCGCTTGGTGGAAAAGGCCCTAGAATCTGCCAAGACTGGCAGATGGGTTCAGGATTACAATTAA